A stretch of Babylonia areolata isolate BAREFJ2019XMU chromosome 23, ASM4173473v1, whole genome shotgun sequence DNA encodes these proteins:
- the LOC143298302 gene encoding lactose-binding lectin l-2-like — protein sequence MEGALLRLLLFFTFLGLCASRCNSGWSRYGNSCYLYFHEPYTFFEAKVTCDIAQAHLVEIDSEGENNFIKNMGVASHGTGVWLGLEDFQEEGSFQWVNSLTKPTFTKWLPGEPNDAAHTEDCVYMVIDAVGHWSDRSCETRFSFVCETEDAVIEEPEIGK from the exons ATGGAAGGAGCCTTGCTTCGTCTTCTCTTGTTTTTCACCTTCCTCGGCTTATgcg cTTCTCGGTGCAACAGCGGATGGTCCCGATATGGGAATTCCTGCTACCTCTATTTTCATGAACCCTACACGTTCTTTGAGGCCAAG GTGACATGTGATATAGCCCAGGCCCACCTGGTTGAGATTGATTCGGAAGGCGAGAACAACTTCATCAAGAACATGGGTGTCGCCAGTCATG GAACCGGTGTGTGGCTTGGTCTGGAGGACTTCCAGGAGGAAGGCAGCTTCCAGTGGGTCAACAGTTTGACGAAGCCGACCTTCACCAAATGGCTACCAGGGGAACCTAACGATGCGGCGCACACCGAAGATTGTGTCTACATGGTTATAGACGCTGTTGGCCATTGGTCTGACCGCAGCTGTGAAACCAGGTTCTCCTTTGTCTGCGAAACAGA GGACGCCGTCATTGAGGAACCGGAAATCGGCAAATGA